The genomic window ACAACGTGACGTTGCCGGCTTCGGAGAGCCCGTAACCGGTCATCAAGGTCTCGAACGGCAATTCGTCATGGATGCGGCGCACCAGTTCGACGGGAATGTCGGCGGCACCCGTCACGCCCGCCCGTAGCGTCGACAGCTTGGCCTTGTCCCCGACCGACAGCAACGAATGGTACAGCATGGGAGGCCCGGGAAGCATCGTGATACGTTCGCTTTCAATGAGATCCACGACCGTTTCGACGTCGAACACGGCGACGGGCAGCATGGTCGCTCCACGCAGGAAGGACGCGACCAGTCCCGCCTTCAGCCCGAACGTGTGGAAGTACGGGTTGATCTGCAAGTAGCGGTCGCCCTCTTGCAGATCCGCGAGTGTGGCCCATTCCTCGTACATGCGCAGCGTTTGCTGATGATGCATCATCGCGCCCTTCGGGCGACCGGTGGTGCCCGACGTGAAGATAATGTCCGACGTGTCGGTGCCGTCCACCGCGCGCTCGGATGGCGAACCGCTGGAAAGGAATTCGGACTTCAGATCGATGACCGGTATACCGGCGGGGGCGGTGTAGTCCTGGTCCAGAAAGCCCTTCTGTACCAGGACGGCCTTCGCTCCGCTGCGGGCGATGACGTCGCCCGCTTCTTCGGTCTTGAACCGGGTGTTCACCGGCACCAGCACGCCGCCCGCGGTGAGCAACCCGAAGGCGGCGATGATCCACTCGGCGGAATTCGGTGCCCAGATGGCGACCCGCTCGCCCCTGGCAATCCCGAGGTTCACGAAAGCCCCCGCCGCACAACGTATTCGTTCGACGACTTGCACGAAGGTCAAGCGCAGCGGACCGTCGACAACTGCTTCCGCGTCGCCGAACCGGTCCGCCGCGCTCAAGACCATCTCGGGGATGGTCTGCCATGCCGGAATTGGCCGGTCTGTCACACCGTGACGAGTCGACCGAGGTTGCCGCCCATGATCTTTGCCTGGTCGTCGGTGGACAGGTGCGATAGTGCGTTGACGTAGAACGTCGGCTCCGCCAGCCCCTCCGGGTGCGGCCAGTCCGAGCCGTACAGGACTTGGTCCACACCGACAAGGTTGATCAGATCGTCGATGCCGTCCTCGAAGAACGGGCTGACGTGGATCCGGTTCTTGACCGTCTCGACCGGGTCGCTCGGGAAGACCTCCGGGGCCTTCCGGAAGACTTCGGCCAGACCGTCCAGCAGCGGGGTCATCCACTTCGAGCCGGCCTCGACGATCGCCACCTTCAGCTTCGGGTGGCGATAGAGCGCACCGTGGATTACCCACGAGCCCACCGCATCCTGGATCGGCCGCCACTCGTTGAGGATGCCCATCGCATTGGTTTGGAACGGCAGCATTTCCTGCTCGGCGCCATCCCACTCCGAGGTGTAGCGCGAGTAGCCGCTGTCGCTGGAGTGCATGCCGACCAGTACGTCGTGCTCGACGACCCGCTCCCAGAACGGGTCGAACTCGGGCAGCGCGAATGACCGCGGACCACGGAATCCGGGGACCGGTGCCGGACGGATCAGGATGCAGCGGGCACCGCGCTTGACCGCCCACTCCAGTTCCTCGATCGCCTTCTCGACGATCGGGAGGGTGATGACCGGGGTGGTGAAGATGCGGTTCTGATAGTTGAAGCCCCAGACTTCGTCGAGCCACTCATTCAGCGCGTGGACCAAGACGTGGATGGCGAGCGGGTCGTCGCGCAGCCGCTCCTCGAGCAGGCTGGCCAGCGTCGGGAACATCAGGGTGCGGTCCAGACCCAGCTCGTTCATCTTCTCCAGGCGCGGACCGGGCTCGAAGAACGCCGGGATCGCGCGCATCGGCTCACCGAACAGCTCGCGCTTGGTCTTCCCGTCCGGGTTGCCGTATTTGAAGTACTCCTCCCAGGCGCCCGGCCGGGCGACGACCTCGAAGGTCGGGTTGGGAATGTAGTTGCTGATGTGGCCGCGGATGGCAATCTTGGTTCGCCCGTTGACCTGCACGTACTGGACGTAATCCTTGTATGCC from Mycobacterium shigaense includes these protein-coding regions:
- a CDS encoding amidohydrolase family protein, whose protein sequence is MGQLSHREDVPFPIFDADNHLYEPPEALTKFLPRAYKDYVQYVQVNGRTKIAIRGHISNYIPNPTFEVVARPGAWEEYFKYGNPDGKTKRELFGEPMRAIPAFFEPGPRLEKMNELGLDRTLMFPTLASLLEERLRDDPLAIHVLVHALNEWLDEVWGFNYQNRIFTTPVITLPIVEKAIEELEWAVKRGARCILIRPAPVPGFRGPRSFALPEFDPFWERVVEHDVLVGMHSSDSGYSRYTSEWDGAEQEMLPFQTNAMGILNEWRPIQDAVGSWVIHGALYRHPKLKVAIVEAGSKWMTPLLDGLAEVFRKAPEVFPSDPVETVKNRIHVSPFFEDGIDDLINLVGVDQVLYGSDWPHPEGLAEPTFYVNALSHLSTDDQAKIMGGNLGRLVTV
- a CDS encoding FadD3 family acyl-CoA ligase, with product MPAWQTIPEMVLSAADRFGDAEAVVDGPLRLTFVQVVERIRCAAGAFVNLGIARGERVAIWAPNSAEWIIAAFGLLTAGGVLVPVNTRFKTEEAGDVIARSGAKAVLVQKGFLDQDYTAPAGIPVIDLKSEFLSSGSPSERAVDGTDTSDIIFTSGTTGRPKGAMMHHQQTLRMYEEWATLADLQEGDRYLQINPYFHTFGLKAGLVASFLRGATMLPVAVFDVETVVDLIESERITMLPGPPMLYHSLLSVGDKAKLSTLRAGVTGAADIPVELVRRIHDELPFETLMTGYGLSEAGNVTLSLPGDSVEEVATTAGVPCEGVEVRIADDGEVLVRGYGVMKGYLDDPEATAQAIDRDGWLHTGDLGTFTDGADGGDPGRPAAPGSRSPRRRLRIVGRKKDMFIVGGFNAYPAEIEGFLMEHPAVAQVAVIGVPDERLGQVGKAFVVRIGDLDDRALIDWCRGRMAGFKVPRSVQFLDALPLNATGKVVKDLLC